A genomic window from Oceanobacillus timonensis includes:
- the spoVG gene encoding septation regulator SpoVG, with translation MEVTDVRLRRVKTDGRMQAIASITLDDEFVVHDIRVIDGNSGLFVAMPSKRTPDGEFRDIAHPINSGTRSKIQEAVLGEYHRERRNEEGLGYKEEAGVS, from the coding sequence ATGGAAGTGACTGACGTTAGATTACGCCGCGTGAAAACAGATGGAAGGATGCAGGCCATTGCTTCCATTACTTTAGACGATGAGTTTGTTGTACATGATATCCGTGTTATTGATGGAAATAGCGGATTGTTCGTTGCAATGCCTTCAAAGCGGACGCCGGACGGAGAGTTCAGGGATATTGCCCATCCTATTAACTCTGGGACACGCTCAAAGATTCAGGAAGCTGTCTTAGGGGAGTATCATCGTGAACGCAGAAATGAAGAAGGATTGGGTTATAAAGAAGAAGCTGGTGTTTCCTGA
- a CDS encoding 50S ribosomal protein L25/general stress protein Ctc gives MAVKLNAQKREDLTKSVTSEIRKSGRIPAVVYGKDKESKTISVDSVDLVKTVRDEGRNAIISLQVEGGNAVDVMLHDYQIDPLKDDVLHADFYIVNMAEEMDVDVSVRLEGESKGEKEGGVLQQPFYEILIRAKPKDIPEEIVVDVSDLDVNDSLSISDLNVTGNFEFLAEPDTTIASVVPPTTEEDLDTGEDESGEPEVIKEKSDSEES, from the coding sequence ATGGCAGTAAAATTGAACGCACAAAAAAGAGAAGATCTTACAAAATCAGTAACAAGTGAAATCAGAAAAAGTGGTAGAATCCCAGCAGTTGTTTATGGGAAAGATAAAGAATCCAAGACCATTTCTGTGGATAGTGTAGATTTAGTGAAAACAGTACGGGATGAAGGCAGAAACGCCATCATTTCATTGCAAGTCGAAGGTGGTAACGCAGTAGATGTGATGCTTCACGACTATCAAATAGATCCGCTAAAAGATGACGTGCTTCATGCTGATTTCTATATCGTCAATATGGCTGAAGAAATGGACGTCGACGTTTCTGTTCGCCTGGAAGGTGAATCAAAAGGCGAAAAAGAAGGCGGCGTACTGCAGCAGCCATTTTATGAAATTCTGATACGTGCAAAACCGAAAGATATTCCTGAAGAAATCGTGGTAGATGTTTCTGACCTCGATGTAAACGACAGCTTATCTATTTCTGATTTGAACGTAACCGGAAACTTTGAATTCCTGGCTGAACCGGACACAACCATTGCTTCCGTTGTTCCTCCAACTACTGAAGAAGATTTAGATACTGGAGAAGATGAAAGTGGAGAACCGGAAGTTATCAAGGAAAAATCTGATTCAGAGGAATCCTAA
- a CDS encoding small, acid-soluble spore protein, alpha/beta type: MSRRGMMSTQMKEEIAKELGFYDTVQQEGWGGIKSRDAGNMVKRAIEMAEESMKKSES; the protein is encoded by the coding sequence ATGAGCAGACGCGGGATGATGTCTACGCAAATGAAAGAAGAAATAGCGAAAGAATTAGGTTTTTACGATACGGTACAGCAGGAAGGCTGGGGAGGAATCAAATCCCGTGATGCCGGTAATATGGTGAAACGGGCAATTGAAATGGCAGAAGAAAGCATGAAAAAGAGCGAGTCCTAA
- the purR gene encoding pur operon repressor produces MKRSNRLVVLTEYFLENPRKHIQLPYFVELCDTTKSSISEDLDIIHEVFQNKGLGYLERTTGAGGGVKYIATSSAAAGENFIFTLQKKLEDPVRILPGGYLYMSDILGDPSMVREIGRVFASCFAHLEIDAIVTVATKGIPLAYATASFLNVPVIIARRDPKVTEGSSVSINYVSGSSRKIQTMVLPKRSLPDGSNVCIIDDFMKAGGTITGIKSLLGEFSATVQAVGVLAEADDEEDERVVTDYTSLLKISPVDIQNHHVSIQPGNYQMGS; encoded by the coding sequence TTGAAAAGAAGTAATCGATTGGTTGTGTTAACGGAATATTTTTTGGAAAACCCGAGAAAGCATATTCAATTGCCTTACTTTGTAGAGCTTTGTGATACAACAAAGTCATCGATAAGTGAGGATTTAGATATTATACATGAAGTGTTTCAAAATAAAGGATTAGGATATTTGGAGAGAACAACCGGTGCTGGCGGCGGAGTGAAATATATTGCTACCAGTTCTGCAGCAGCTGGTGAAAACTTTATATTCACGCTTCAAAAGAAATTGGAAGACCCTGTACGGATTCTCCCGGGAGGATACTTATATATGAGCGATATCCTTGGCGATCCTTCCATGGTCCGGGAAATTGGGCGTGTTTTTGCTTCCTGCTTTGCTCACTTGGAAATTGACGCTATTGTAACAGTTGCCACAAAAGGAATCCCTCTTGCCTACGCAACAGCTTCCTTTTTAAATGTTCCCGTTATTATAGCACGTAGAGACCCAAAAGTAACAGAAGGATCATCCGTAAGTATTAATTATGTTTCCGGGTCATCCAGAAAAATTCAAACGATGGTGTTGCCAAAACGCAGTTTACCGGATGGTTCCAATGTGTGTATCATAGATGATTTTATGAAAGCTGGAGGAACCATTACAGGGATAAAGAGCCTCTTAGGGGAATTCTCAGCAACCGTACAAGCTGTTGGCGTACTGGCAGAAGCAGATGATGAAGAAGACGAAAGAGTAGTTACGGATTATACTTCTCTATTAAAAATTTCTCCTGTTGACATACAGAATCATCACGTTTCCATACAGCCTGGAAATTACCAAATGGGTTCGTAA
- the ispE gene encoding 4-(cytidine 5'-diphospho)-2-C-methyl-D-erythritol kinase encodes MLVMEKAPAKINLSLDVLNKREDGYHDVEMVMTTIDLADRLEFRELSADKIQLSLESRYVPSDERNLAYKAAALFKETYKINKGVHIRIDKSIPVSAGLAGGSADAAAVLRGLNRLWQMDISLTELADLGAQLGADIAFCVYSKTAIAKGYGELIEFLPAPPACWVVIARPDIGVSSYTVFDQINLPELEHPDTKEVLEALNEGNFSKLCNHLGNALEPITFSMHPEVAKLKEAMRLAGAEGVMMSGSGPTVFGLMKHHRKALRIYNSMRGFCKDVQLIRMLG; translated from the coding sequence ATGCTTGTCATGGAAAAGGCGCCTGCTAAGATAAATTTGTCATTAGATGTATTAAATAAGCGGGAAGATGGCTATCATGATGTTGAAATGGTAATGACGACAATCGACTTAGCGGATCGTTTGGAATTCCGGGAGTTGTCAGCAGATAAAATTCAATTATCTTTGGAAAGCCGTTACGTTCCTAGTGACGAAAGAAATTTAGCATATAAAGCAGCGGCCTTATTTAAGGAAACATATAAAATAAACAAAGGTGTTCACATCCGGATTGATAAATCTATTCCTGTTTCAGCCGGACTGGCTGGCGGCAGTGCGGACGCAGCGGCCGTTTTACGAGGGCTTAACCGGCTATGGCAAATGGATATTTCATTAACGGAATTAGCTGACCTGGGAGCACAATTAGGAGCGGATATTGCTTTTTGTGTTTACAGTAAAACAGCGATAGCAAAAGGGTATGGCGAGTTGATTGAATTCTTGCCGGCACCGCCTGCTTGCTGGGTTGTTATCGCAAGACCTGATATCGGTGTATCCTCTTATACCGTATTCGATCAAATTAATCTCCCCGAATTAGAGCACCCGGATACAAAAGAGGTATTAGAAGCTTTAAACGAAGGAAACTTCTCGAAATTGTGTAACCATTTGGGAAATGCACTGGAGCCGATTACTTTTTCTATGCATCCTGAGGTTGCAAAGTTAAAAGAGGCTATGCGCCTTGCGGGAGCAGAAGGTGTGATGATGAGCGGCAGTGGACCGACCGTGTTTGGACTGATGAAGCACCATCGAAAAGCATTGCGAATCTACAATAGCATGCGAGGCTTTTGTAAGGACGTACAATTAATCCGGATGTTGGGTTAG
- the glmU gene encoding bifunctional UDP-N-acetylglucosamine diphosphorylase/glucosamine-1-phosphate N-acetyltransferase GlmU — protein sequence MANRFAVILAAGQGTRMKSKLYKVLHPVVGKPMVQHVADQLQETQLDQLVTIVGFGAEQVRAQLGETSDFVVQEEQLGTGHAVMQAGELLQDKEGVTIVACGDTPLIRAETFQKLFEHHEQTGAKASVLTALADNPSGYGRVIRDNAGEVEKIVEHKDANEAELDVKEINTGTYCFDNKALFKALKSVSNDNAQGEYYLPDVIKILADQEERISAYVAPEFNETIGINDRVALSEAEKIMKKRINELHMRNGVTIEDPDHTYIGPDVKIAADVNLYPGTVLKGETSIATGSEIGPHTEITDCEVGEDASIRFSVALDSRIGNRVKIGPYAHIRPASNVGNDTKIGNFVELKKTELGDNSKVSHLSYVGDASVGERVNVGCGTITVNYDGKNKFLTTIEDDSFIGCNSNLIAPVTVGKGAYVAAGSTITNDVPDDALSIARSKQSNKEGYAKKFKK from the coding sequence ATGGCGAATCGATTTGCTGTTATTTTAGCAGCAGGACAAGGAACAAGGATGAAATCAAAATTATACAAAGTACTTCATCCTGTAGTTGGCAAACCGATGGTACAGCATGTTGCGGATCAATTGCAAGAGACGCAACTGGATCAATTAGTTACCATTGTCGGATTTGGAGCAGAGCAAGTAAGAGCGCAGCTTGGAGAAACCAGTGATTTTGTTGTACAGGAAGAACAGCTGGGGACAGGACATGCTGTGATGCAGGCCGGGGAATTGTTGCAGGATAAAGAAGGTGTAACAATTGTAGCTTGTGGGGACACCCCTTTGATTCGAGCAGAAACATTCCAGAAGTTGTTTGAACACCATGAACAAACAGGTGCTAAAGCAAGTGTATTGACAGCTCTTGCAGATAATCCATCCGGGTATGGCCGGGTTATACGAGATAATGCAGGAGAAGTTGAAAAAATTGTTGAACATAAAGACGCCAATGAAGCAGAATTAGATGTAAAAGAAATAAATACAGGAACCTATTGTTTTGACAATAAAGCGCTATTTAAAGCTTTAAAATCCGTTTCCAATGACAATGCACAAGGAGAGTATTACTTGCCTGATGTCATCAAAATATTAGCGGATCAAGAAGAGCGTATCAGTGCTTATGTAGCACCTGAATTTAATGAAACAATCGGAATTAATGATCGTGTGGCTTTAAGTGAAGCAGAAAAAATTATGAAAAAACGTATTAATGAGCTACATATGCGCAACGGTGTAACCATTGAAGATCCGGATCACACGTATATCGGACCTGATGTAAAAATTGCTGCAGATGTAAACCTTTATCCGGGGACCGTCTTAAAAGGGGAGACGTCTATAGCTACTGGATCAGAAATTGGCCCGCATACAGAAATCACAGATTGTGAAGTCGGAGAAGATGCATCGATTCGGTTTAGTGTCGCTCTGGACAGCCGCATTGGTAACCGAGTAAAGATTGGACCGTACGCACATATTCGTCCTGCCTCAAATGTAGGAAATGATACGAAAATCGGTAACTTTGTTGAGTTGAAGAAAACAGAACTGGGTGATAACAGTAAAGTTTCACATCTTAGCTATGTTGGAGATGCCAGTGTAGGAGAGCGTGTAAATGTTGGTTGTGGTACAATTACAGTAAACTATGACGGGAAAAATAAATTCCTGACAACCATTGAAGATGATTCATTTATTGGATGTAACTCCAATTTAATTGCGCCGGTTACAGTGGGCAAAGGGGCATATGTGGCAGCCGGATCAACGATTACAAACGATGTGCCGGATGATGCATTGTCCATTGCGAGATCCAAGCAGTCAAATAAAGAAGGATATGCAAAGAAGTTTAAAAAATAG
- a CDS encoding ribose-phosphate diphosphokinase has product MSSNYKDASLKVFSLNSNPALAEKIAAQIGTELGKCTVTQFSDGEIQINIDESVRGSDVYVIQSTSSPVNQHIMELLIMVDALKRASAKSINIVMPYYGYARQDRKARAREPITAKLVADLFEKAGANRMITLDLHAPQIQGFFDIPIDHLQGVPILADYFEEKNLDDVIVVSPDHGGVVRARKLADRLKAPIGIIDKRRPRPNVSEVMNIIGNIEGKTAILIDDLIDTAGTITLAANALIESGAKEVYACCTHPVLSGPAMERIDNSKIKELVVADTIPLPEEKRIGKVTELSIASLIGEAIIRVHEMQSVSILFD; this is encoded by the coding sequence ATGTCATCCAACTATAAGGACGCGTCGCTGAAAGTTTTTTCATTAAACTCAAATCCAGCATTAGCAGAAAAAATAGCAGCTCAAATCGGGACGGAATTAGGGAAATGTACCGTAACACAATTTAGTGACGGAGAAATTCAAATTAATATAGATGAAAGCGTACGGGGATCTGATGTGTATGTTATTCAATCTACATCTTCCCCGGTTAATCAGCATATTATGGAATTGCTTATTATGGTTGATGCGTTGAAGCGGGCTTCTGCCAAATCCATTAACATTGTGATGCCTTACTACGGGTATGCACGCCAGGATCGTAAAGCAAGAGCGCGTGAACCAATTACAGCAAAATTAGTAGCAGATTTATTTGAAAAAGCAGGAGCAAACCGGATGATTACACTTGATTTGCACGCTCCGCAAATTCAAGGTTTCTTCGATATTCCAATTGATCACTTACAAGGTGTGCCTATTTTGGCTGATTATTTTGAGGAAAAGAATTTAGACGATGTGATTGTTGTTTCCCCTGACCACGGTGGTGTTGTCCGGGCAAGGAAATTAGCCGACCGTTTAAAAGCACCGATTGGTATTATTGACAAACGCCGTCCGAGACCAAATGTTTCAGAGGTAATGAATATCATTGGTAATATTGAAGGCAAGACAGCCATTCTAATTGATGATTTAATCGATACGGCAGGTACCATTACATTAGCAGCAAACGCATTAATTGAAAGTGGCGCCAAAGAAGTATATGCTTGTTGTACACACCCAGTTCTATCTGGTCCGGCGATGGAGCGTATCGATAATTCAAAAATTAAAGAACTTGTTGTTGCAGATACGATTCCTTTACCGGAAGAAAAAAGAATTGGAAAGGTTACGGAATTATCCATTGCTTCCCTGATTGGAGAAGCTATTATCCGTGTTCACGAAATGCAATCTGTAAGTATTTTGTTTGATTAA
- the veg gene encoding biofilm formation stimulator Veg produces MGKTLIEIKQGLDGQVGKRLRLRANGGRRKTIERCGILAETYPSVFIVELDQDENAFERVSYSYTDILTETVELNFVEGSSAIILKQ; encoded by the coding sequence GTGGGCAAAACGTTGATCGAAATTAAGCAAGGTCTAGACGGTCAGGTAGGTAAACGGTTAAGGCTCAGAGCGAATGGCGGAAGACGGAAAACCATTGAGAGATGTGGTATTCTAGCGGAGACATATCCCTCTGTTTTCATTGTTGAGCTTGACCAGGACGAGAATGCATTCGAACGTGTTTCATACAGCTATACAGACATATTGACAGAAACGGTGGAGCTGAATTTTGTAGAAGGAAGTTCAGCGATAATTTTAAAACAGTAG
- the pth gene encoding aminoacyl-tRNA hydrolase: protein MKLIVGLGNPGRKYKKTRHNIGFSTIDALLERHGWKLNNSKFHGDYAIEHFNGEKIVLLQPQTYMNLSGESIRPLMDYYHIDTDDVVVIYDDLDLPTGKIRLRQKGGHGGHNGVRSTIQHLGTKEFKRVRLGVGRPVNATPVIDYVLGKFPKEEKEAVEKSIQDAADAIESWAEGKPFIEVMNDFNQ, encoded by the coding sequence ATGAAGTTAATTGTGGGACTGGGAAACCCTGGTAGAAAATATAAAAAGACGCGTCATAATATTGGCTTCTCCACCATTGATGCATTATTGGAACGACATGGCTGGAAATTAAACAATTCCAAATTTCATGGGGATTATGCCATCGAACATTTCAATGGAGAAAAGATTGTGTTATTACAACCGCAAACCTATATGAATTTATCAGGGGAATCCATTCGTCCATTGATGGATTATTATCATATAGACACGGACGATGTGGTCGTTATTTATGATGACTTGGATTTGCCAACCGGAAAAATCAGGTTACGGCAAAAAGGCGGCCATGGCGGTCACAATGGTGTTCGTTCGACGATTCAACATTTAGGTACAAAAGAATTTAAGCGTGTCCGTTTAGGTGTGGGACGCCCGGTAAACGCAACCCCTGTCATAGATTATGTATTAGGGAAGTTTCCAAAAGAGGAAAAAGAGGCTGTTGAAAAAAGTATTCAAGATGCAGCGGATGCTATAGAATCATGGGCAGAAGGAAAACCATTTATTGAAGTGATGAATGATTTTAATCAATAA
- the mfd gene encoding transcription-repair coupling factor, with amino-acid sequence MKAIHNYLKSQEDIQSIMDGLLAGMKEQMVAGLSGSARSLLLSTVHQSMNRPLLIVTHQLAQAQQLYDDLAELTNGEGVYLYPVNELIASEMAVASPELRAQRIDALTAWTERDKGILIAPVAALKRILPPKAYWNKYQLLFQVGKDIEVEAYLRSLVEMGYESASMVSAPGEFSQRGGIIDIYPITEQNPIRIELFDEEVDSIRYFDAASQRSLDKLEEATINPATELLIDKQEMVKVAERVEDALSDTLKKMNNAADKEELTEIVGEDIEQFKQFNRFPGMYKYIGYLYDEPASLLDYLPGNGVIFFDEMSRIHETATNLDHEELEWYTGLLEGNKMVRDSQFSFGWNMLIEGISHPRVYMSVFMRHIPNTTPQNVINLSTRSMQEFHGQMPLFKNELKRWEKGDFSVVILTPNEQRAEKVHSILEDYDIETQVEKQLTLPVQKPTIIVGNLHSGIEFPMHKLAIITENELFKQRIKRPRKQPKITNAERIKSYQELKVGDYVVHANHGVGKYIGIETLEVNKLHKDYMLIQYSGDDKLFVPIDQIDLVQKFVGSEGKEPKLYKLGGSEWTKVKRKVQRSVEDIADDLIKLYSEREARQGYAFSPDSELQRDFEASFAYQETEDQLRCIAEIKEDMEKVKPMDRLLCGDVGYGKTEVAIRAAFKAVADGKQVAILVPTTILAQQHYETIRERFQDYPVNIGLLSRFRTRKQSNETVKGLEDGNMDIVVGTHRLLSKDVKYKDLGLLVVDEEQRFGVKHKEKIKQLKTNVDVLTLTATPIPRTLHMSMLGVRDLSVIETPPENRFPIQTYVMEYNPSFIREAIDREMSRGGQVFFLHNRVESIEKTARDIGMLVPNARVGIAHGQMNESELENVIFGFIEGEFDILVSTTIIETGVDIPNVNTLIVNHADHMGLSQLYQLRGRVGRSNRVAYAYFTYQRDKVLTEVAEKRLQAIKDFTELGSGFKIAMRDLSIRGTGNLLGAQQHGFIDSVGFDMYSQMLKDAIDARKEGKDVEDIQPFEPEISLKIDAYIPDEYLDDEKQKIEMYKQFQNLDSPEAVQDLRDELIDRFGDYPAEVENLFTVSIMRMHAKKQRVQSITEAPKKITMLVDEARSQEIDGSKLFEVANQFDRQISLGTENQNLKAGLKWRNDKAYKRHDLVIEFIKKLNDVNR; translated from the coding sequence ATGAAAGCAATTCATAATTATTTAAAATCACAGGAAGACATTCAGTCGATCATGGATGGATTGCTTGCAGGAATGAAAGAGCAGATGGTTGCCGGCTTGAGCGGTTCTGCCAGAAGCCTGCTCCTGTCCACCGTCCATCAATCCATGAATCGTCCTTTATTAATTGTGACACATCAACTGGCTCAAGCACAGCAGCTCTATGATGATTTGGCAGAGCTGACAAATGGGGAAGGTGTGTATCTTTATCCTGTCAACGAGTTAATCGCTTCTGAAATGGCTGTCGCCAGTCCGGAACTGCGTGCTCAGCGGATTGATGCATTAACGGCTTGGACGGAGAGAGATAAAGGAATATTAATAGCACCTGTTGCGGCATTAAAAAGAATATTGCCGCCAAAAGCATATTGGAATAAATATCAGCTTCTATTTCAAGTTGGCAAGGACATTGAGGTGGAGGCTTACTTGCGTTCCTTGGTAGAAATGGGATATGAAAGCGCCTCAATGGTTTCAGCTCCCGGAGAGTTCAGCCAGCGTGGCGGAATTATTGATATCTATCCTATTACGGAGCAGAATCCAATCAGAATTGAGTTATTTGATGAAGAGGTAGATTCTATCCGTTATTTTGATGCGGCATCTCAGCGCTCTCTGGATAAATTAGAAGAGGCAACAATCAACCCTGCAACGGAATTACTGATTGATAAACAGGAAATGGTGAAAGTAGCAGAGCGGGTTGAAGATGCACTTTCTGATACATTGAAAAAAATGAACAATGCTGCTGATAAGGAAGAACTTACGGAGATAGTCGGAGAGGATATTGAACAATTTAAACAATTCAACCGGTTCCCGGGTATGTATAAATATATTGGCTACTTATACGATGAACCAGCTAGTTTATTAGACTATTTGCCGGGAAATGGCGTTATCTTTTTTGATGAAATGAGCCGTATTCATGAAACAGCAACCAACTTGGATCACGAAGAACTAGAATGGTACACGGGACTGCTGGAAGGTAATAAAATGGTCCGTGACAGCCAGTTTTCTTTCGGATGGAATATGCTGATAGAGGGTATTTCGCATCCACGTGTCTATATGTCTGTGTTTATGCGGCATATCCCAAATACCACTCCGCAAAATGTTATTAATCTATCGACAAGATCCATGCAGGAATTCCATGGACAGATGCCTTTATTTAAAAATGAGTTGAAACGATGGGAAAAGGGCGATTTTTCTGTTGTTATTCTAACGCCCAATGAACAGCGTGCAGAGAAAGTACATTCTATTTTAGAAGATTACGATATCGAAACGCAGGTAGAAAAACAATTAACGCTGCCTGTCCAAAAGCCGACTATCATTGTTGGTAATTTGCATTCCGGTATTGAGTTTCCGATGCACAAACTGGCGATCATTACGGAAAATGAATTATTTAAGCAGCGAATAAAGCGTCCGAGAAAGCAGCCTAAAATTACAAATGCCGAACGGATTAAAAGTTATCAAGAACTGAAAGTCGGCGACTATGTCGTCCATGCGAACCACGGTGTCGGGAAGTATATCGGGATTGAAACCCTAGAGGTGAATAAGCTGCATAAGGATTATATGCTGATTCAATATTCCGGGGACGATAAACTGTTTGTACCGATTGATCAAATCGACTTAGTTCAAAAATTTGTCGGCTCAGAAGGAAAAGAGCCCAAATTATATAAATTAGGCGGTTCGGAATGGACAAAAGTGAAGCGAAAAGTCCAGCGTTCTGTGGAGGATATTGCAGATGATTTAATCAAGTTGTATTCAGAGCGCGAAGCCCGGCAAGGATATGCTTTTTCTCCGGATTCAGAATTACAGCGTGATTTCGAAGCTTCTTTCGCTTATCAGGAAACAGAAGATCAGTTACGTTGTATCGCAGAAATTAAAGAGGATATGGAAAAAGTAAAACCAATGGACCGCTTGCTCTGCGGAGATGTAGGTTACGGGAAAACAGAGGTAGCTATTCGTGCTGCTTTTAAAGCAGTGGCTGATGGAAAACAGGTCGCTATTCTGGTACCGACGACGATTCTGGCACAACAGCATTATGAGACCATCCGGGAAAGATTCCAGGATTATCCGGTAAATATTGGGTTATTAAGTCGTTTCCGCACACGTAAACAATCCAATGAAACGGTAAAAGGCCTGGAAGATGGAAACATGGATATTGTCGTAGGAACGCACCGTCTGTTATCAAAAGATGTGAAGTATAAGGATTTAGGTTTGCTCGTTGTCGATGAAGAACAACGTTTTGGTGTGAAGCACAAGGAAAAAATTAAACAGTTAAAAACCAATGTGGATGTATTAACGTTAACAGCAACCCCTATACCGAGGACATTACATATGTCCATGCTCGGTGTCAGGGATTTATCTGTTATTGAAACGCCGCCGGAAAACAGATTTCCTATTCAAACATACGTGATGGAATATAATCCGTCCTTCATCCGGGAAGCCATTGATCGGGAAATGTCCAGAGGCGGACAGGTTTTCTTCTTGCATAACCGGGTGGAAAGTATAGAAAAAACAGCCCGCGATATTGGTATGCTGGTGCCAAATGCAAGAGTTGGTATCGCACATGGGCAAATGAATGAATCAGAATTAGAGAATGTTATTTTCGGGTTTATAGAAGGAGAATTTGACATCTTAGTCAGTACGACCATTATTGAGACAGGTGTGGACATTCCGAATGTCAATACTTTAATTGTCAATCATGCAGACCATATGGGGCTCAGTCAGCTTTACCAGTTAAGAGGACGTGTCGGACGTTCGAACCGGGTCGCCTATGCTTATTTCACCTATCAGCGTGATAAAGTGTTAACAGAGGTTGCTGAGAAAAGGCTGCAGGCCATTAAAGACTTTACCGAACTTGGTTCCGGATTTAAGATTGCAATGCGTGACTTATCTATTCGCGGTACCGGAAATCTGCTCGGAGCACAGCAGCATGGCTTTATCGATTCCGTCGGCTTTGATATGTACTCTCAAATGCTGAAAGATGCCATTGATGCACGTAAAGAAGGAAAAGACGTGGAAGATATCCAGCCGTTTGAACCAGAGATTTCATTGAAAATCGATGCGTATATTCCGGATGAGTACCTGGATGATGAGAAACAGAAAATTGAAATGTATAAACAATTCCAAAACCTCGATAGTCCGGAAGCAGTCCAGGATCTGAGAGATGAATTAATTGACCGTTTTGGAGATTATCCTGCAGAAGTAGAAAATTTATTCACAGTAAGTATTATGCGAATGCATGCTAAAAAACAACGTGTCCAATCCATTACGGAAGCGCCGAAAAAAATAACAATGCTGGTTGATGAAGCGAGAAGCCAGGAAATAGATGGGTCTAAGTTATTTGAAGTGGCGAATCAATTTGACCGTCAAATCAGCTTGGGAACAGAAAATCAAAATTTAAAAGCAGGTCTTAAATGGCGTAATGACAAAGCTTATAAACGTCATGATCTCGTGATAGAATTTATAAAAAAATTAAATGATGTCAATCGCTAA
- a CDS encoding anti-sigma-F factor Fin, with translation MVIYYGCRHCGNDLGVLHDTEMDVSMRFFDLLKEQDMAEMLTSEKDGSFRLEVICEYCQQALDAHPDYHELDYFLQ, from the coding sequence ATGGTTATTTACTATGGTTGCCGGCATTGCGGGAATGACTTGGGCGTGTTGCACGATACAGAAATGGATGTGTCCATGCGCTTTTTTGATCTTTTGAAAGAACAGGATATGGCAGAAATGCTGACGTCTGAAAAAGACGGATCATTCCGCTTGGAAGTTATTTGTGAATATTGCCAGCAGGCACTTGACGCACATCCTGATTATCATGAACTCGACTATTTCTTACAATAG